Proteins encoded in a region of the Hippopotamus amphibius kiboko isolate mHipAmp2 chromosome 11, mHipAmp2.hap2, whole genome shotgun sequence genome:
- the SLC35B2 gene encoding adenosine 3'-phospho 5'-phosphosulfate transporter 1 isoform X1 — translation MDARWWAVVVLAVLPSLGAGGENAESPPESWTQLWFFRFLVNAAGYASFMVPGYLLVQYFRRKNYLETGRGLCFPLVKICVFGNEPKAPDEVPLAPRAEPTETSPTWQALKLLFCASGLQVSYLTWGVLQERVMTRSYGATATSPGERFSDSQFLVLMNRILALMVAGFYCILCKQPRHGAPMYRYSFASLSNVLSSWCQYEALKFVSFPTQVLAKASKVIPVMLMGKLVSRRSYEHWEYLTAGLISIGVSMFLLSSGPEPHSSPATTLSGLILLAGYIAFDSFTSNWQDALFAYKMSSVQMMFGVNLFSCLFTVGSLLEQGALLEGFRFMGRHSEFAAHTLLLSICSACGQLFIFYTIGQFGAAVFTIIMTLRQAFAILLSCLLYGHTVTVVGALGVAVVFAALLLRVYARGRLKQRGKKVVPVESSVQKV, via the exons TGTTCTCCCCTCTCTCGGGGCAGGTGGGGAGAACGCCGAATCCCCTCCGGAGTCTTGGACCCAGCTATGGTTCTTCCGCTTTTTGGTGAACGCGGCTGGCTATGCGAGCTTTATGGTACCTGGCTACCTGCTGGTGCAGTACTTCAGGCGGAAGAACTACCTGGAGACAG GCAGGGGTCTCTGCTTCCCCCTGGTGAAAATTTGTGTGTTTGGCAATGAACCCAAGGCCCCGGATGAGGTTCCCCTGGCTCCCCGGGCAGAGCCAACAGAGACCAGTCCCACTTGGCAGGCCCTGAAGCTGCTCTTTTGTGCCTCGGGGCTCCAG GTGTCTTATCTGACATGGGGAGTGTTGCAGGAAAGAGTGATGACCCGCAGCTACGGGGCCACAGCTACATCACCAGGTGAGCGCTTCTCAGACTCACAGTTCCTGGTGCTCATGAACCGCATCCTGGCACTGATGGTGGCTGGCTTCTACTGCATCTTATGCAAGCAGCCCCGGCATGGGGCACCCATGTACCGGTACTCCTTTGCCAGCCTGTCGAATGTGCTTAGCAGCTGGTGCCAATATGAAGCTCTCAAGTTTGTCAGCTTCCCCACCCAGGTGCTGGCCAAGGCCTCCAAGGTGATTCCTGTTATGCTGATGGGAAAATTGGTGTCTCGGCGCAGCTATGAGCACTGGGAATATCTGACAGCCGGCCTCATCTCCATCGGGGTCAGCATGTTTCTGCTGTCCAGCGGACCGGAGCCCCACAGCTCCCCAGCCACCACGCTCTCAGGCCTCATCCTGTTGGCAGGCTACATTGCCTTTGACAGCTTCACCTCCAACTGGCAGGATGCCCTGTTCGCCTATAAGATGTCATCGGTGCAGATGATGTTTGGGGTCAACCTTTTCTCTTGCCTCTTCACAGTGGGCTCCCTGCTAGAGCAGGGGGCCCTCCTAGAGGGCTTCCGCTTCATGGGACGACACAGCGAGTTTGCTGCCCACACCCTGCTGCTGTCCATCTGCTCTGCGTGTGGCCAGCTCTTCATCTTCTACACCATTGGGCAGTTTGGGGCTGCCGTCTTCACCATCATCATGACCCTCCGCCAGGCTTTTGCCatcctcctctcctgccttctctaTGGCCACACTGTCACTGTGGTGGGGGCCCTGGGGGTGGCTGTGGTCTTTGCTGCCCTCCTGCTCCGAGTCTACGCCCGGGGCCGTTTAAAGCAGCGGGGGAAAAAGGTTGTGCCAGTCGAGTCATCTGTGCAGAAGGTTTGA
- the SLC35B2 gene encoding adenosine 3'-phospho 5'-phosphosulfate transporter 1 isoform X2 translates to MTRSYGATATSPGERFSDSQFLVLMNRILALMVAGFYCILCKQPRHGAPMYRYSFASLSNVLSSWCQYEALKFVSFPTQVLAKASKVIPVMLMGKLVSRRSYEHWEYLTAGLISIGVSMFLLSSGPEPHSSPATTLSGLILLAGYIAFDSFTSNWQDALFAYKMSSVQMMFGVNLFSCLFTVGSLLEQGALLEGFRFMGRHSEFAAHTLLLSICSACGQLFIFYTIGQFGAAVFTIIMTLRQAFAILLSCLLYGHTVTVVGALGVAVVFAALLLRVYARGRLKQRGKKVVPVESSVQKV, encoded by the coding sequence ATGACCCGCAGCTACGGGGCCACAGCTACATCACCAGGTGAGCGCTTCTCAGACTCACAGTTCCTGGTGCTCATGAACCGCATCCTGGCACTGATGGTGGCTGGCTTCTACTGCATCTTATGCAAGCAGCCCCGGCATGGGGCACCCATGTACCGGTACTCCTTTGCCAGCCTGTCGAATGTGCTTAGCAGCTGGTGCCAATATGAAGCTCTCAAGTTTGTCAGCTTCCCCACCCAGGTGCTGGCCAAGGCCTCCAAGGTGATTCCTGTTATGCTGATGGGAAAATTGGTGTCTCGGCGCAGCTATGAGCACTGGGAATATCTGACAGCCGGCCTCATCTCCATCGGGGTCAGCATGTTTCTGCTGTCCAGCGGACCGGAGCCCCACAGCTCCCCAGCCACCACGCTCTCAGGCCTCATCCTGTTGGCAGGCTACATTGCCTTTGACAGCTTCACCTCCAACTGGCAGGATGCCCTGTTCGCCTATAAGATGTCATCGGTGCAGATGATGTTTGGGGTCAACCTTTTCTCTTGCCTCTTCACAGTGGGCTCCCTGCTAGAGCAGGGGGCCCTCCTAGAGGGCTTCCGCTTCATGGGACGACACAGCGAGTTTGCTGCCCACACCCTGCTGCTGTCCATCTGCTCTGCGTGTGGCCAGCTCTTCATCTTCTACACCATTGGGCAGTTTGGGGCTGCCGTCTTCACCATCATCATGACCCTCCGCCAGGCTTTTGCCatcctcctctcctgccttctctaTGGCCACACTGTCACTGTGGTGGGGGCCCTGGGGGTGGCTGTGGTCTTTGCTGCCCTCCTGCTCCGAGTCTACGCCCGGGGCCGTTTAAAGCAGCGGGGGAAAAAGGTTGTGCCAGTCGAGTCATCTGTGCAGAAGGTTTGA